The Mangrovivirga cuniculi genomic sequence ACCATAATCAATCATTTCCAGTTCCAGTTCCTCTATATCAATACCTTCCTTTGCTATTCTAAAGTGACAGGTGTGATCAAACATGAATTCCACTGATCCGGAAGTTCCGAGACTGCCATCAACTTTATTAAAATAACTTCTGACATTAGCTACTGTACGATTGTTGTTATCTGTAGCTGCTTCTACCAGAACAGCTATTCCGTGTGGAGCATATCCTTCAAATAACACCTCTTTGTAATCTCCTTGTTCTTTAGATGAAGCTCGTTTTATGGCTCTTTCAACATTATCCTTTGGCATGTTGGCAGCCTTGGCATTTTGGATTACAGCTCTGAGTTTTGCATTCGTCTCCGGATCTGGTCCTCCTGCTTTAACCGCTATAACTATATCCTTACCAATACGGGTAAATGTTTTGGCCATGTGGCCCCAGCGCTTTAGCTTACGCGCTTTTCTGAATTCAAATGCTCTTCCCATGATCTAATAATATAAAACAGGCAAATATAATATTTTGCCCGAATTTAAAGATTATCACCCTCCCTAATTTTTATTTATGTGAATTAATCGATCATTATTTCTGAATTAAAACAATTCAATTATTAGCAGGTTATGATTAAGTAAAATGGCTTGTAATTAGAAGAAATAATTTTTATTGTACTTATAAATAACTTAAATTAAAAAGAGTTCCACAGTATCTGAAACAGATATCTGTTTAAGGTTTAAACATTGAAATGCCCAAATATAAAAATATTGCAGTTGTTTAGAATTACGGTCTTTTTAAGTCTATTATCAGGATTTTTCTAATTGAAAGTTGCTCACCTAAAGTTGCCAAGGTAGATCTTCCCTACGACAGTCTTGAAAATTTTTCTGTATCAGGAGATTCACTTCAGCCGGACAGATGGTGGACAGCATTTAATGATGATACACTCAATATTCTGATAGATTCAGCTTTAGAAGATAACCTTTCCCTAAAGTCTGTATGGTATCAATTAATTGAATCCAGAGCCTCAGTTGCTGTTGTTAATGCTGGTGTTTTACCTCAGATTGATCTTCAGCTTCGCAGTGGTATAAGTCGCCCGGAACCTGACTTCGTAGGTGGTGAAAATATGCAGCTTTCTCTCGGAGCTAATTATGAACTCGACCTTTGGGGAAGGATCAGGTACAGTATTCATGCGGAGGAGTATCGATTTAAAGCATCCTATTATGATTATAAAACTGCAGCAATAACACTATCATCACAAATTACATTGAATTGGTTTCGGTTAAAAGCCTGGAACCAGCAATATAAATTAATTAAGAATCAGATAGCAACAAATGAGAAGGTCCTATCTTTAATTCGAGCCAGGTTTGTAAGTGGACAGGTAAAAGGAGTAGATATTCTCAGACAAAAGCAGTTGATCGAGTCCACCAAAGCTCAAAAGGTGTTTATTGAAACACAAATTTATACGCTACAAAATCAATTATCCGTATTACTGGGTCAACCACCAGAGGGTACTGTGGATAGTATCAGTTCATCCCTTCCTGAATTACCCGATCTGCCCAGCACCGGTGTTCCATTAAAGCTGGTCAACAGACGGCCAGATGTACAAAGTGCTTATTTTAATTTACAGGCTTCTGATAGAGACCTTGCTGCAGCAATCAGTAATAAATACCCAAGATTACAATTTTCTCTGACGGCTGCTATCAGATCAAATACCTTTGAAAATTTGTTTCAAAACCAGGCTGTCGCTGTTACCGGAAGTTTATTGGCACCGTTATTTTACGGAGGGCGTTTACAAGCAGAAGTAGATAGAAATGAAGCAGTGAGACAGCAGCAAGTGAATAATTATGCCAATGTAGTGTTAACTGCCTTTCAGGAAATTGAAAATTCATTAATAAGTGAACAAAAACAAATTGAAAATATTACTCTGGTTGAAAATCAAATAGACCTATTACAAAAAACGATCGGACAGTTAAGATATGAATATCTGAATGGATCATTACCTTACCTTGATGTACTGGTAGCAATTAACCAGGAGCAACAACTCAGAAGAGATCTGATAAATGCCAGGTTACAGTTATTAGAAATCAGAGTGGGACTTTACAGAGCACTTGCAGGAGGCTTTGAAACCGATAGAGAATCAGAACTTAAAGAAGAAGAATCACTTTAATGACTAAGAAAAAAACCATATTTATATCAATTGCAATTTTGATTGGAGCTGTGGCAACTACTGTGATCATATTTTTAACAGAACCTGAGGCTGAAAAGGAAGGGGCGACAAAGAAAACAGCGATGTTAGTAAACGTTGAAAACGTTGAAAAAGGAGATTACAATCCCGTTGTCGTAGCTACCGGTACCGTACAGGGATCAAAAGATATTGTGATCAGTCCGGAAGTAAGTGGTCTGATCGTATCTATTTCTGAAAAATTTACCCCGGGTACCCTGGTAAAAAAAGGGGAAATGCTGGTTCAGATTGATCCGGCTGATTTTGAAAATAATTTAATGCTTCGCCAGAGTGATCTTAAACTCGCCAAAGCTAATCTCGCAATAGAAAAAGGACGTCAGGATGTTGCTGAAAAAGATTATGAGTTAATTGGAGAAGATATGTCTCCGGAAAACAAATCTCTTGTGTTAAGAGAACCTCAACTGGAGATAGCTAAAGCTAATGTGGCTGCGGCTGAAGCTGCGGTTAAACAATCCAGGGAAGACTTAATCAGTACTTCAATCAAAGCACCGTTTGATGCCCAAATCATAACCAGAAATGCCAATAAGGGTTCAATGGTTTCGCCAGGAGATAACCTGGGAAGATTGGTAGGAGTCGAAGAATACTGGATTGTTGCGAATATTCCTGTCAATAAAGTAAGGTATCTGAGATTTCCAGGCGATGATAATCAACCTGCTTCCACAGTAGATATTAAAAGTAGTTCAGGTGGGACGATCAGTCGTAAAGGAAAGCTTTATAAGCTGATCGGTGCATTAAATAATGAAACACGACTAGCCAGGGTACTTATTACTATCGATGATCCCCTCGGCTTTGAAGCGGGTGATATTGTAGAAGATCCACTACTAATTGGGTCTTTTGTTGAGGTACATATCCAGGCTAATGAGATTAAGGATGTTGTCAGGTTAAACAGGGACTATTTGAGAAAAGAAAATACGGTCTGGGTAATGCAGGATGGTAAATTGCAGATTAAAGATGCTGAGGTGATGCTTCAGGATTCCAAGTATGCTTATATCGTTAATGGGCTTAATGATGGTGATAAAGTTGTGACCACTAATATATCTACTGTAGTTGAAGGATCCAGTTTAAGAGTAAAGGAAGAAACAAGAGAAGATACATCGGTAACCGAACTAAGATAACTGATGAAGGAAGGAAATCAAAATATAGATAAAGACCTGAATAGCGGGCCGATAGCCTATATGGCCAGAAACCCTATTATTGCTAATCTTCTGATGTTCATTTTGCTGGGTGGTGGCATTTATACGATGTACACTATCCAAAAAGAAGTTTATCCTCAATTTCAATTAGATGTAGTCAATATTAGCGTTGTATATCCCGGAGCGGCTCCTACTGAGGTAGAACAAGGGATTTTATTACCAGTAGAGGAGACCATTAAAGGTGTTCAGGGTATAAAAGAAATTACTTCCACCGCTAATGAAGGTTCTGGTACCGTTTCGGTAGAATTGGTCATTGGCACTGACAGAATGAAAGCCTTCCAGGATATCGATCAGGCTGTGAGTAGAATTCAAACATTTCCAGATGATATTGAGCAACCCCAGGTAAGTCTCGAATCTCAACAAAGGGATGTATTAGAAATCGGATTATTTGGAAATGTTGATATATGGACTTTAAGACAAATTGCTGAAAGACTTCGAAATAGATTGTTAAGTAACGATGAGATAACACAGGTAGAGATCGGTAATGTTCCAGAATTCGTTACTCATATAGAAATTCCTCGAAACACTTTAAGAGAATATAACCTGACTCTAGGTCAGGTGGCAGATATAATCAGGGCTTCAAGTTCGGATGTGCCTGCCGGGGCACTGGAAACTCAATCAGGAGAGATCCTTTTGAGAATGGAAGAGAGAAAATTATGGGCGGAGGAATTCGGCAGGGTAGATGTTATTGCCTCAGAATCCGGTGCGACAATTAAATTACGAGAAATAGCCAAAATAGAAGATGGATTTGAAGAGACAGGTTTTCATGGGAAATTCAACCGTCAGAATACGGTTGATCTGCAGATTTTCCGGATAGGAGATCAATCACCTTTAGAAATTGAAGATATTGTAAAACAAATACTAGCTGATTTTGAGCCAACCCTTCCTCAAGGAGTCAATGTCAGAATCGATAGTAACAGGGCACAGGACTACAGACAAAGGCTTTCATTACTAACAGAAAACGGACTATATGCAATCGTGATTGTCCTGGTGATCCTGGGTTATTCCTTGAATACAGGCTTGCTTTCTGGGTAATGATGGGAATGGCGATCTCTTTCATTGGAGGGATGATCTTTTTCCCTTCACTGGATATCAGCGTTAATATGATATCGATGTTCGGGTTTTTAATAGTTCTCGGTATTGTGGTAGATGATGCAGTTGTAGTCGGGGAAATATATACGAATACAGGCAGAAGGGCTACAACTATCTGGATGCAGCCATTGCAGGTGCAAAAGATGTATCCAGGCCGGTAATATTTAGTATAATCACCACGATTGTAGCGTTTATACCATTGTTATTTATTCCGGGAAGAACCGGTAAATACTGGTGGCCGCTTCCAGTAGTGGTGATCGTGGTTCTGGCAGTATCTCTCTTCGAGGCATTATTTATTTTGCCTTCACACGTATCTCATAAACCTAAAGATAAAAAGCTGGCTATCGTCAAAAAGTTGGAAGAATGGCAGCAAAAGATAGCCGACTCATTTACTTATTTTGTAGAAAACTATTACAGACCATTTCTGGACAGAAGTTTAAGAAACCGGTACATAACCTTAAGTATTGCCGTAGCTTTGTTAGTCGTGATTGGTGGGTTTGGATATAGTGACCACATGGGAATGGTAATGATGCCGGAAGATGCTGCAAATGAGATTGAAGCAGGGGTGAGGTTGCCAGTTGGCACTACTTCTTTTCAGGCCGCTGAAACTGCTCTCGAGATTACTGACAATACCTTTAAGATGTTTGAAAAGCACAATCTTTTCGAAGTTGCTGATGGAGTAAAGACCAATGTTCGGGGTAGCAATTTTATAGATGTTGAAATTGTAATGAAGCCACCGGATCAAAGGGATATGTCAGCTAAAGAAGTAATAGAATTATGGCGTGATAATATCGGGGATATCGAAGGAGTTGATCAGATCACTTTTGAAGCAGAAAGAGGCCCGGGTGGCTGGAGACAGGATATCAGTGTTGATATTAGTCATACAGATGTGGAAGTCCTGGAAAAGGCCAGTAAAGCCTTCGTGCAAAGAATGGAGGAATTTAAAGAAACCCGGGATATTAGCGATAATTATAACAAAGGAAAAGTGCAGCTTGGGTTTGAACTGTTACCTGAAGGCAGAAGTCTGGGACTTACGCCGGCAATAGTTGGTCAGCAGGTCAGGGATGCTTTTTTTGGAGCCTTAGCAATCAGGCAGTTAAGGGGGATAAACGAAACAGAAGTTCGGGTAAAGCTTCCAAGGCATGAGCGCATGGATATGAATAATCTTGAGGATTTTATTATTCGTACTCAGGATGGAACTGAAGTTCCTTTGCTTAATGTAGTTAAGGTTAGGAGAGGAGAGACCTTTACCAGTATTAATCGAAGGGACGGAAAGAGAATCATTTCTGTGGGTATGGATGTAGAGCCTGCAAGTGCCCAAACTAGGGTACTGGAATCGATAAATACTGAAGTTCTGCCCCAGTTGAGGGCTGATTTTCCTGGCATTACCTGGAGTTTTGAGGGTAGTCAGGCAGATATGCGAGAATCTACTGAAGCACTTTGGTCAGGATTTTTAATCGCAATGATGGTGATTTACGCCTTGTTAGCTGTGGCCTTAAATAGTTATTCGCAACCACTTATTGTGATGCTAGCTATTCCATTTGGTATTGTGGGTGCAGTGATTGGACACATATTGCTTGGTTATAATTTATCACTTGTTAGTTTGATGGGTGTTATAGCGTTGTCTGGTGTGGTAGTAAACGATTCACTGATAATGATCGATCATGCTAATAAAAACAGGGGAGACCTTAAAGTTTATGAAGCAATCAGGGATGCAGGGGTAAGAAGATTCAGACCGATTATTTTAACCACCCTGACTACTTTTGGTGGGTTAACACCAATTATCCTGGAAACATCCAGGCAGGCGTATCAGTTAATCCCGATGGCAATTTCACTGGGTTTCGGAATTATATTTGCCACGTCGATCATCCTGGTGATTGTCCCTTGTCTTTATATGGCTTTATATGATTTGAAAGTAAAAGCAGGAAAAATCCCCCAGGAGGAAAAAGCTCCTGCCACTACTTAGTTGGATTAAGATTTAATTATTATCCAGCCTGTTTCTCATTTCTCTGAAAGAAGTAGCTAGTTCGTTTTTTTGGGTGTCAGATAAAACTTTACCTGCCATCTGAAAAACTTCCTGTTCCTCTTCGTCTAAATGATGTATTACCTGGTCTTTTAATTTTTTAGCGGTAGTTAACCATCCTGGAGAACTGAAATCCTTTTCACGTAATTCTTCGACTAATTCTTCGATATCATGATGCTCTGCAATGCTATGCCGGGATTTAT encodes the following:
- a CDS encoding efflux RND transporter permease subunit produces the protein MAGAKDVSRPVIFSIITTIVAFIPLLFIPGRTGKYWWPLPVVVIVVLAVSLFEALFILPSHVSHKPKDKKLAIVKKLEEWQQKIADSFTYFVENYYRPFLDRSLRNRYITLSIAVALLVVIGGFGYSDHMGMVMMPEDAANEIEAGVRLPVGTTSFQAAETALEITDNTFKMFEKHNLFEVADGVKTNVRGSNFIDVEIVMKPPDQRDMSAKEVIELWRDNIGDIEGVDQITFEAERGPGGWRQDISVDISHTDVEVLEKASKAFVQRMEEFKETRDISDNYNKGKVQLGFELLPEGRSLGLTPAIVGQQVRDAFFGALAIRQLRGINETEVRVKLPRHERMDMNNLEDFIIRTQDGTEVPLLNVVKVRRGETFTSINRRDGKRIISVGMDVEPASAQTRVLESINTEVLPQLRADFPGITWSFEGSQADMRESTEALWSGFLIAMMVIYALLAVALNSYSQPLIVMLAIPFGIVGAVIGHILLGYNLSLVSLMGVIALSGVVVNDSLIMIDHANKNRGDLKVYEAIRDAGVRRFRPIILTTLTTFGGLTPIILETSRQAYQLIPMAISLGFGIIFATSIILVIVPCLYMALYDLKVKAGKIPQEEKAPATT
- a CDS encoding efflux RND transporter permease subunit, which encodes MAISFIGGMIFFPSLDISVNMISMFGFLIVLGIVVDDAVVVGEIYTNTGRRATTIWMQPLQVQKMYPGR
- a CDS encoding TolC family protein, whose translation is MESCSPKVAKVDLPYDSLENFSVSGDSLQPDRWWTAFNDDTLNILIDSALEDNLSLKSVWYQLIESRASVAVVNAGVLPQIDLQLRSGISRPEPDFVGGENMQLSLGANYELDLWGRIRYSIHAEEYRFKASYYDYKTAAITLSSQITLNWFRLKAWNQQYKLIKNQIATNEKVLSLIRARFVSGQVKGVDILRQKQLIESTKAQKVFIETQIYTLQNQLSVLLGQPPEGTVDSISSSLPELPDLPSTGVPLKLVNRRPDVQSAYFNLQASDRDLAAAISNKYPRLQFSLTAAIRSNTFENLFQNQAVAVTGSLLAPLFYGGRLQAEVDRNEAVRQQQVNNYANVVLTAFQEIENSLISEQKQIENITLVENQIDLLQKTIGQLRYEYLNGSLPYLDVLVAINQEQQLRRDLINARLQLLEIRVGLYRALAGGFETDRESELKEEESL
- a CDS encoding hemerythrin domain-containing protein, whose amino-acid sequence is MNIFETIREDHEKQRTLLDILVKTEGDSDGRREIFEKVDKELNNHAEAEEKYFYVPLMEADMTRDKSRHSIAEHHDIEELVEELREKDFSSPGWLTTAKKLKDQVIHHLDEEEQEVFQMAGKVLSDTQKNELATSFREMRNRLDNN
- a CDS encoding efflux RND transporter permease subunit, with translation MKEGNQNIDKDLNSGPIAYMARNPIIANLLMFILLGGGIYTMYTIQKEVYPQFQLDVVNISVVYPGAAPTEVEQGILLPVEETIKGVQGIKEITSTANEGSGTVSVELVIGTDRMKAFQDIDQAVSRIQTFPDDIEQPQVSLESQQRDVLEIGLFGNVDIWTLRQIAERLRNRLLSNDEITQVEIGNVPEFVTHIEIPRNTLREYNLTLGQVADIIRASSSDVPAGALETQSGEILLRMEERKLWAEEFGRVDVIASESGATIKLREIAKIEDGFEETGFHGKFNRQNTVDLQIFRIGDQSPLEIEDIVKQILADFEPTLPQGVNVRIDSNRAQDYRQRLSLLTENGLYAIVIVLVILGYSLNTGLLSG
- a CDS encoding efflux RND transporter periplasmic adaptor subunit → MTKKKTIFISIAILIGAVATTVIIFLTEPEAEKEGATKKTAMLVNVENVEKGDYNPVVVATGTVQGSKDIVISPEVSGLIVSISEKFTPGTLVKKGEMLVQIDPADFENNLMLRQSDLKLAKANLAIEKGRQDVAEKDYELIGEDMSPENKSLVLREPQLEIAKANVAAAEAAVKQSREDLISTSIKAPFDAQIITRNANKGSMVSPGDNLGRLVGVEEYWIVANIPVNKVRYLRFPGDDNQPASTVDIKSSSGGTISRKGKLYKLIGALNNETRLARVLITIDDPLGFEAGDIVEDPLLIGSFVEVHIQANEIKDVVRLNRDYLRKENTVWVMQDGKLQIKDAEVMLQDSKYAYIVNGLNDGDKVVTTNISTVVEGSSLRVKEETREDTSVTELR
- a CDS encoding YebC/PmpR family DNA-binding transcriptional regulator, which encodes MGRAFEFRKARKLKRWGHMAKTFTRIGKDIVIAVKAGGPDPETNAKLRAVIQNAKAANMPKDNVERAIKRASSKEQGDYKEVLFEGYAPHGIAVLVEAATDNNNRTVANVRSYFNKVDGSLGTSGSVEFMFDHTCHFRIAKEGIDIEELELEMIDYGAEEIFDDEDGIMIYGSFESFGAIQKALEEKGIEILSSGFERIPNVTKELNEEQTADVDKLLEKLEEDDDVQNVYHNMA